The following DNA comes from Ktedonobacterales bacterium.
GTGATTACGATCCAGCCGAAGGAGGGGCTGGCGTATAACAACAAGGGCGCGGCGCTGGAGGCGTTGGGAAGCTACGCGGCAGCGTTGCAGGCATATGAGCAGGCGATAGTCTGCAATCCAAAGGATGGGTTTGGCTGGCGCAACAAGGGCAACGCGCTCAGGCATCTGGGCAGAACGGCTGAGGCGCAGGAAGCGCATCGAAAAGCCAGGGAGCTTGGTTTGTGAAGGCGGATGCGCTAATTTGGCCGGGCCAATCGTCTTCTAATAACAGAATCTCTGATGGGCATGCGGTGGAGAGCACGCGGGAGGGAGGGACGCATGCGGCGCTGTGCCTTTTGCCAGGGGGAGTTGGACCCTGCCACGCTGATCTGTCGAGCATGCGGGCGGGTGCAGCCGCCCACAGACGACGATATTACGCTGACGCCAGCGCCAGGGGAGAAGGGGGCGCTGACGCGGCGCTGCCCGCATTGCAACGAACGTCTTCCGGCTTCGGCGCGCTTTTGCGGGCGCTGCGGCCAGCCAATTGTCCCGCTGGCGGGGGAAGCGCCAGGGAAGGCGCTTCACGATACGAGCGCGCCGCCGGAGATCGCTCAACGCGATCCGGCCATCACTTCTGTACTGGAACAACCCGCCAGGCTGGCTGATATGCCCACAAAGCTGACCAGGCAGGGGGGAGATGCGCGCCTCCGCAGCGGGGTGGCGCACGGGCTGCGCTATCGCCTGCTGCGGCGAGCGCAGGCCAGAGTTGTGGAACCAGCGCCGCCGCCAACAGGGGTTTTTGCGCCGCCGCCAGTGCGGAGGAGGGGTGGGATGCAGGGCAGAATCGCGGTGGCGGCGCTGGTGGCGCTGCTGGTGGTTGGGGGGGCGGTGGGAACTCAGACAAGTTTGTTTACGGGGCCGGGCCATTCTGGCGGCGCCGTAGCAACTGCTACAGCTACGTCGGCTGCTTTGGCGACCCCTACTGCTACTGCTACGCCCTCTTCAGGCGTTTTTCGGGTGTCGCCAGCCAGTTTTTCGCAGATATGCGCTGGCGCTGCTGCGCTTTCTCCGCTGCAAGTGACGCTGGACAACCGCTCAGGCGGGGCTTCAGCGACCTGGCAGGCGGCGATTACGCAGACTGATCCAAAGGGGCATATCTGGGCAACAGCGAGTCCGGCGAGGGGAACTGTGCCTGCGGGGCAAACGGCGAATGTGACGATCAGGCCGATCAGTACGCTGTGCCAGGATATGCAAGGCTCAGCCGGAGCGATTACGTATACAGTTTCGGTGAAGTATTCCGAGTCCGGGCAGACTGGCAGCCTGGCTGTGACGGATACGGTGACGCCTCCAGGTTGAGAGGCAGGCGGTTGATGAAGTTTTACACATGAGGTGGGACACGTCGGCGTGCGGAGGCTCCCTGGCGGCATAGACGCGGGGGTTGCGACGAGGGCGAGCGTGCGCGCGGGCGCAGCGGTGAGCCGCCAAGATGGCGGCGCTACAAGTGGCGTGCGCCTGGAAGGGCGGCGGTAGCAATAGAGCGGCGCTACAAGTGGCGTGCGCCTGGAAGGGCGGCGGTAGCAATAGAGCGGCGCTACAAGTGGCGTGCGCCTGGAAGGGCGGCGGTGGCATGGGAGGGCGGCATGCGCGCGGGCGCGGCGGTGGCCGCCTGGAAGGCGGCGCTACAAGTGGCCTCCCCGCCCGTACAGGCGTAGCGGTGGCCGCCTGGAAGGGCGGCGGTACAGGCAGGTTGATCGGCCAGGAGGCTGCAAACGGCAAGGGGAGGCAGGCGGTGCAATATCTAGATTTTGAGCTGGCAATTGGCCCAGGCAGGGGGCTGAGTTATCCGGTGGCGCTGCTGCGCTCGCCAGCGGGCGAGGGGCGCGGAACGCTGAGTTTTCCTTTCGATGAGGCGGCGCTGCGGGATCGCTTGAAGGATTTGCAGATTGCGCTGCTGCGCTCTGGTGGGCCGCAGCGGCGGCGCATCTCTTCGCCAGAGGAAGCGGCGGTGCAGGATTTCGGGCAGCGTTTGTTCGAGGCGCTTTTTAGCGGCGATCTGCGTTCGCGCTACGACAGCAGCCTGAAGGCGGCGAGTCTGCGGGGGGCGGGTCTGCGGGTGAAGCTGCACGTTCAGGCGCCGGAACTGGCGGCGCTGCCGTGGGAATATCTGTATGATGGGCGGCAGGGAGAGTACCTGTGTCTGTCGCGCAGCACGCCGCTGGTGCGCACGCTGGATACGCTGCTGCCTGTGCAGCGGTTCAGGGTGCAGCCGCCGCTGCGTATCCTGGGGATGATCGCCAGCCCCGGCAATCTGGACCCGCTGGATATTGGCCGCGAGCAGAGGCGCATGCAGGCGGCGCTTCAGCCGCTGGAGGCGCGCGGGCTGGTGCGGCTGAAGTGGCTGGAGGGGCAGACGTGGCGCGATCTGCAACGGGCGATGCTGGGCGGTCCCTGGCATATTTTTCATTTCAGCGGGCATGGGGGCTTCGACGCTCGTATTGATGAGGGGATGCTGGCGCTGGCAAATGAGCAGGGGCAGGCGCATTTGCTGCGGGCGACGGAGGTGGGGCGGCTGCTGGCCGACCATGCTTCGCTGCGGCTGGTGGTTCTGAACGCCTGCGAGGGCGCGCGGGGCGGCAAGCGCGATATTTTCTCCAGTACGGCGGCGATGCTGGCGCGGCGGGGGATTCCGGCGGTGGTGGCAATGCAGGAAGAGATTACGGATCAGGCGGCTATCGAACTGACGCGCACGCTGTACGATACGCTGGCGGCGGGCAAGCCGGTGGATGAGGCGCTGACGGTGGCGCGCACGGCGATTAGCCTGAGCATTCAGAATACGCTGGAATGGGGGACGCCGGTTTTGTATCTGCGTTCGCCGGATGGGATGCTGTTCGATCTGCCGCCGCAGCAAACGACGACGCAGTTTCCGCCCTTTATTGCTCCACAGGCTGAGCCGGGACGGGCGCCTGTTCAGATGCCGCCCGGCGGGCAGCCAGGGGTATTGGCGCCGCCGAAGCCAACACAGCGCAAGGGCCGGGCGCGGCGCGTGGCCGCCGGGACGATGGGGACGCTGCGGGTGCTTGGGGGGGAAGGCGTTGGGCTGATCATTGGGGCTTCGCTGACAGGAGGAGAGTCCCTGGCCGCAGGCGTTGCAGGGGCGGTGCTGGGTGGGGCGAGCGGGTTTGGCCTTGCTGTTCTGGAAGAGAAGGCCAGGCAAGGGGCATCGCCCCTGGCAAGCACGATGATGCAGGTGACACGGGCTATCTTCGCGGCTACGCTGGGGTTGCTGTTGGGGCTGGCGTTTTTCGGCAAGAGTGGTGTCGGACCTGCAACACTGGCCGGAGCGAACGGGGCGCTGCTGTGCGGCGCGCTTTCCATTGGCCTGGGCTGGGTAGAAAAGCGCGCCAGGAGCGCCAGGCGGCAGGGGCCGCTCAACTTCGTTCGCACGATCCGCGCGTTTGTTAAGGGGGGCATCGGGTTGCTTGGGGGGGTAGCGCCTGGCCTCACCATTGGCTTTATCTGGCTGGCAAGCCGTTCCCCCACGAGATCATCAAGCTCGCAGTCTACAGATTTTGGGCAGGCGATTGGGCAGGCGATTGGCGAGATTATTGGGGATATAGTGGGCGTTTTGATTCTGACGGTGCTGGCGATGGTGATCGGGTTGGTTGTGGGGCTGATTGCGGGGGCGATTACCGAATTTGCGTCGGAGTGAGAGATAGGGTCAATCCTGACCACTGGCGGCGTCACACGATGCCATTTCATGCGGTATACTTGAATGGAGTAGCATACACAGGGAGGAGGAAAACTATGACTGAAGCTCTCAGGCAGATCATGGAAGAGATACAGCAGCTTGACCCTGCGCTACAGGATGAGGTAGCTGTACGGATTAAAGATATTCTCAAGGAGCTTGAGGAAGAGCGCGAGTGGGAGGCAATGGTTAGCACTCCAGAATCTCAGGCGCTGCTGGCAAAGCTGAAGGCAAGGGCGCAAGAGCAGGTCGCAGCAGGCAACATCTATGACCTGGATGAGATTCCTTGAAATCCAGTATCACCGAGGATTTCCTAAAACTTTTTCGTGTACTGCCTGCTGACGCCCAGCGTCAGACTCGCGCTGCCTATCGGCTTTTCAAAGAGAATCCTCGCCACAGCAGCCTACGAATCAAACGTATTAGTCCCTCTGACCCCAGCCTCTACTCTGCACGCATCGGAAACCACTACCGCGCGGTAGGCTTTCTGGAGGGCGATACAATGAACTGGTTTTGGGTAGGTACTCACCAGGAGTATAACAAACTCACCAACCGACTCTAAAGGGCACCGCCTGCCAATTGCTCCTCGATGTCGTCGTAGAGTTGGATGGCTGCTTCGTGGTAGGTGGGGGCGGTGTCGGGGCTGAAGACGGAGAGCGCCTCGATGATGGCGTCCTGTGCTCTGCTGAACGTCTGGCGTTTGACTTTATGCGTGCCTTTGAGGACGAGGGCGCGAGCGAAGTAGACCTGGGCCAGATTGAGGTGTGTACCCGCCCATTCTACGGGGAGATAGGTTCGCGTATAGACGGTGAGCGCGGCTTGATGCGCGGAGGCGGCCTGGCTGAGCAGGGTGAGCCGCGCGCTTCCCTGGGCGAGTTCGGCCTGGTCGCTGAGGGCGTTGCCGAGGTTGTTCTGGGTCATGGCCCAGGCTTCGGGGGTGTCCTGGCGGGTGGAGACTTTGAGGGCCAGGCGATAGGCAGCGACGGCCTGCGCCAGCAGGGCGGCTCTTTCGGTGTCGTCGGCGCATTCGGCCTGATGGCGGCAGACGTTGCCGAGGTTGCTCTGCGCGCTGGCCCAGCCCCTCGGCGTGCCTGCGGGGGTGTAGACTTCCAAGGCGGCTTCATGGGCGGCGCGGGCTTCGCACAAGAGGGCGGCGCGGGCTTCGCCTTCGGCCAGTTCGGCCTGCTGCATGAGGGCGATACCAAGATTGTTCTGGACGCGCGCCCAGTTGGCGCGAGGCGCTTCCTGGGTATATATCGTTTGCGCGGCGCGATAGGCGGCTATTGCCTGGCAGAGCAGCGCGGCGCGGGCCTGGCCTTCGGCGATATGGGCCTGTTCGGTCAACGCCACGCCGAGATCTTCCTGTGTGCGGGCTGCGGCATCCCAGGTCATGGAACGCTGATAGAGGGTGTGCGCATCCGACAACGCTTCGACGGCCTGGGCGTGGAGGGTCAGGCGCTCATCCCCTTCGGTGAGCGTGGCTTGCTGGCTGAGCGCCGCGCCAAGGTGCTGCTGGGTCATGGCACAGTAGAGAGGGATGTTCTCCCACTGGCCGACGCGCAGAGATAGACGATAGGCGGTCACGGCCTGCGCCAATAGTACGCCGCGCTCCGCTGGCTGGGCTGCCTGGGCCTGATGCCAGTGGGTCAGCGCGAGATGGCTCTGGGTGATGGCCCAGGCGGCGTGGGCGCTTTGCTGGCGGTAGGCGTGCAGGGCGGCGCGAAAGCAGGCTTCGGCATGCTGCTTGTTGAGGAGGGCGCTGCCGATGCGCCGCTCCAGAAAGGCGAGGCCCAGGTTCCTGAGAGCTTCGGCGTCGTGATGTTGTGTCAGGCTCTTTTCGAGTTCGCGCCAGCCATCGCTGATGTCGTTGCCCAGGGGGGCGTAGTCGGGTACGGCTTCATCGAGGTAGACATCGGCGACGGGGGCCAGGGTAGAGCCTTTGCCGGAGGGGGCAGGCTCCAGGTAGATGAAGCCCGCGCGCACGAGGGCATTGCGGGCGCGCCGCCACTCGCGCGGCTCCAGGCGGAAGACATCCTCTACGGTTGCGCGCAGGCGCGATTCAGGATAGCTGTAGACGCCAGCGGAGCGCAGGAGCTTCATGGCGCGCAAGATACGCTGAGCGTTTTTGGAGAGCGCGGGGTAGCGTTCAGAGGCCATGCGGGCGGCCTCCAGTATGACCGAACCAGGGGCGCCGTTGAATTGGTCGGTGCGCAGCTTGATGCCGTGATATTGGAGGGCGGCGGCGTGCCAGGCTATCTCATTTTCGCCAATTTCTGCCGGACGAATGGGTACGAGGTGCGCCAGCAAGGGGCTAAGATGTGTGGCGGCTCGCCTGGCTTCTTCGCCATCGCGGCAGGTGGCGACGACCACAAACGGTACGCCAGCCGCGCGCAGACGGCGGGGCAGGTCGTTCAGGGTGGGGGCGAGGCTGAGGTGAGCGTATTTTGCCAGGTCATCGAGCCAGAAGATGACGCGCTCACCGCGCAGGGAGGCGACATCAAAAGGGAGCGGGCCTTCGTAGGGCCAGCGCACCAGCGTCCAGTCGGCGAGTTCGGCCTGCATGGCCTCCCAGGAGA
Coding sequences within:
- a CDS encoding CHAT domain-containing protein — its product is MGGRHARGRGGGRLEGGATSGLPARTGVAVAAWKGGGTGRLIGQEAANGKGRQAVQYLDFELAIGPGRGLSYPVALLRSPAGEGRGTLSFPFDEAALRDRLKDLQIALLRSGGPQRRRISSPEEAAVQDFGQRLFEALFSGDLRSRYDSSLKAASLRGAGLRVKLHVQAPELAALPWEYLYDGRQGEYLCLSRSTPLVRTLDTLLPVQRFRVQPPLRILGMIASPGNLDPLDIGREQRRMQAALQPLEARGLVRLKWLEGQTWRDLQRAMLGGPWHIFHFSGHGGFDARIDEGMLALANEQGQAHLLRATEVGRLLADHASLRLVVLNACEGARGGKRDIFSSTAAMLARRGIPAVVAMQEEITDQAAIELTRTLYDTLAAGKPVDEALTVARTAISLSIQNTLEWGTPVLYLRSPDGMLFDLPPQQTTTQFPPFIAPQAEPGRAPVQMPPGGQPGVLAPPKPTQRKGRARRVAAGTMGTLRVLGGEGVGLIIGASLTGGESLAAGVAGAVLGGASGFGLAVLEEKARQGASPLASTMMQVTRAIFAATLGLLLGLAFFGKSGVGPATLAGANGALLCGALSIGLGWVEKRARSARRQGPLNFVRTIRAFVKGGIGLLGGVAPGLTIGFIWLASRSPTRSSSSQSTDFGQAIGQAIGEIIGDIVGVLILTVLAMVIGLVVGLIAGAITEFASE
- a CDS encoding zinc ribbon domain-containing protein; this translates as MRRCAFCQGELDPATLICRACGRVQPPTDDDITLTPAPGEKGALTRRCPHCNERLPASARFCGRCGQPIVPLAGEAPGKALHDTSAPPEIAQRDPAITSVLEQPARLADMPTKLTRQGGDARLRSGVAHGLRYRLLRRAQARVVEPAPPPTGVFAPPPVRRRGGMQGRIAVAALVALLVVGGAVGTQTSLFTGPGHSGGAVATATATSAALATPTATATPSSGVFRVSPASFSQICAGAAALSPLQVTLDNRSGGASATWQAAITQTDPKGHIWATASPARGTVPAGQTANVTIRPISTLCQDMQGSAGAITYTVSVKYSESGQTGSLAVTDTVTPPG